From a single Brassica oleracea var. oleracea cultivar TO1000 chromosome C5, BOL, whole genome shotgun sequence genomic region:
- the LOC106294058 gene encoding uncharacterized protein LOC106294058, giving the protein MEIESVRCECCGLMEECTRDYISEVKSNFDNKWLCGLCSEAVRDEVSRRKMTTVDEAVRAHVSFCGKFKDNPAVLVADGMRQMLRRRSGDLTSSASKKFGRSNSTKLY; this is encoded by the coding sequence ATGGAGATTGAATCTGTGAGATGTGAGTGTTGTGGATTGATGGAAGAGTGTACACGAGATTACATTAGTGAAGTCAAATCCAACTTCGACAACAAATGGCTCTGTGGTCTTTGCTCAGAAGCCGTGAGAGACGAAGTCAGTCGCCGGAAGATGACTACTGTTGATGAAGCTGTTAGGGCCCATGTGTCGTTTTGTGGGAAGTTTAAAGATAATCCGGCGGTTCTTGTAGCCGACGGTATGAGGCAGATGCTAAGGAGGAGATCCGGCGACTTGACTTCCTCTGCTTCCAAGAAATTTGGCAGATCTAACTCCACCAAGTTGTACTAA